A stretch of DNA from Gemmatimonadota bacterium:
CTCAATTCGTCCACGACTTCGATCTCGAGACCATCCGAGATGTGGGCTCGTGCGCAATGATGACGTCCAGGAAGCTTCCGAAGCTGGCCGGCGTGCGCCAACGCCTCGAGCAAGCTGCCTGCCAGGCAGGTCGAGGCGTAAATGGCCTGCCGGCCCGGGGAGTTCCAGCGCCCGCCCGTCAGGTACGCGCCGGTTCCGTCAAAAACTGGATGGCTGGCTTTCGCGATCCGGTAGGCCGTCGGCATCAGACCGGCAGACTATACTCCAGCCTGGCAAGAAGCAGTTCCACGCGCCGCGCGCCCAGCTCGGTCTCCGCCATTTCGAGCGGCGTCTTGCCGTCCAGCATGGCATGCGGCTGCCGCAGGAACGCACGTGCATCCTCCTCATCCTCCCAGACCTGCTCGGCCAAAGCCA
This window harbors:
- a CDS encoding RES domain-containing protein; this translates as MPTAYRIAKASHPVFDGTGAYLTGGRWNSPGRQAIYASTCLAGSLLEALAHAGQLRKLPGRHHCARAHISDGLEIEVVDELRLAGWGDEDCTVAREYGDGWLGEARTAVLSVPALTARPYGRHLVLNPEHSGYARIRIEDPVPIVWDARLFRV